From the Cucurbita pepo subsp. pepo cultivar mu-cu-16 chromosome LG05, ASM280686v2, whole genome shotgun sequence genome, one window contains:
- the LOC111795781 gene encoding dehydration-responsive element-binding protein 1E-like, translated as MDFPDASSSSNSEFFTSRRSNFSDEELLLASRHPKKRAGRKKFKETRHPVYRGVRRRNSGKWVCEVREPNKKTRIWLGTFPTAEMAARAHDVAAIALRGRSACLNFADSVSALPRPASLDPKDIQRAAAEAAEAFRPPETAPAEDMFCFDNDEMPGFLADMAEAMLLPPPNCVATDHDDYGPNSMDFDADMSLWSYSI; from the coding sequence atggatTTTCCCgatgcttcttcttcttctaattcCGAATTCTTCACTTCCCGCCGATCAAATTTCTCCGACGAGGAGCTTCTCCTGGCATCCCGACACCCCAAGAAGAGGGCcggaagaaagaaattcaagGAAACTCGCCACCCTGTTTACCGTGGTGTCCGCCGCCGCAATTCCGGCAAGTGGGTCTGCGAGGTCAGAGAGCCCAATAAAAAGACTAGGATTTGGCTCGGTACTTTCCCCACCGCCGAGATGGCTGCTCGGGCTCATGATGTAGCCGCCATCGCCCTCCGCGGTCGCTCTGCTTGTCTTAATTTCGCCGACTCTGTTTCCGCGCTTCCTCGCCCGGCTTCTCTTGATCCCAAGGATATTCAGAGGGCCGCGGCTGAGGCTGCAGAGGCCTTCCGCCCGCCGGAGACTGCCCCGGCGGAGGATATGTTTTGTTTCGATAACGATGAGATGCCCGGGTTTCTGGCGGACATGGCGGAGGCAATGCTGTTGCCGCCGCCCAATTGTGTGGCGACTGACCACGACGACTATGGGCCGAATTCCATGGATTTTGATGCCGACATGTCGTTGTGGAGTTACTCAATTTGA